The following are encoded in a window of Scophthalmus maximus strain ysfricsl-2021 chromosome 2, ASM2237912v1, whole genome shotgun sequence genomic DNA:
- the LOC118301254 gene encoding dynactin subunit 1 isoform X2: MALNRRHSYTPRLTSALISKMSSGGMVESSKPPKIGSTVEVTGKGQRGTVAYIGATLFASGKWVGVILDEPKGKNDGTVQGKRYFTCEENHGIFVRQSQIQVVEEGSSATSPDTPESGTAKMLKLKDIAETPKTSKQTPMNVKKSSTRRSAKWSMPRLAPATSLPSLLVRSTGRPSLQLMASRESLSSSLSGDVSEVGLSSHQGALGAPVVPQPSGSPAPAAAPVPATPSKVEPAISKQEEDSLRAQVKDLEEKLETLKMKRTEDKAKLKELEKHKIQLEQLQEWKIKMQEQQTDLQKQLKEVKKEAREAQEAKDRYMEEMADTADAIEMATLDKEMAEERAESLQVEVDTLKEKVEELSMDLEILRHEISEKGSDGAASSYHVKQLEEQNGRLKEALVRMRDLSSSEKQEHVKLQKQMEKKNTELETLRTQKEKLQEEVTQAEATVDELKEQVDAALGSEEMVETLTERNLDLEEKVRELRETVTDLESINEMNDELQENGRETEMELREQLDLSGAKVREAEKKVEAAQETVADYQHTISKYRELTTRLQDDNRELISQQNANAEQVQQPPADLFDFKIKFAETKAYAKAIEMELRKMEVAQSNRQVSLLTSFMPDSFLRHGGDHDCILVLLLIPRLICKGELLSKQAQEKFDLNGNVTQGTGLRGPPGEQRSFATGLVYSLSLLQATLHKYEQALNTCSVEVFKRMGTLYSEMNFHERSLDYFIDLLHKDQLDETVQVEPLTKAIKYYQQLYSVHLADHTEDCTVQLADHIKFTQGALDCMGVEVARLRAFLTAGQESSGLAVLLKDLDTSCSDIRQFCKKIRRRMPGTDVVGVPAALNFGPQVSESLTECRRQLTRVVAVLQELAAAGSQMVAPLAEQEGLNALRLEDIACKAVEQVYGSHGLSGPECLRQSCCSVVATMNKMATAMQEGEYDADKPQGMSPPVEMRAATVRAEITDAEGLGVKLEDRETAIKELKKSLKIKGEELSEANIRLSLLEKKLDTSTKDADERVEKIQTKLNENLALLKKKEKEFEETMDALQADIDQLEAEKAELKQRINNQSKMTIEGLRGPPASGIASIVQGSTGGLAPSMAGPLEVVDSPLLRQQVEAQRLGIKHLKNENNRLKAEKIRAQLASLPPLCPPKLPQVSKESSMPPVGLNTGIYRRTDQLLATLLKLSAEFKVVDITGKTAVSASSQLLEQTARLQNLSDALDKLKGEVTEHVVTHQRGAKASSDFATFPVSSFVKAKEEKQGRTVLVGRVSFPCTRGQEQVHRLVLSQQQLQQVHCLLMA; this comes from the exons ATGGCTTTGAACAGGCGACATTCTTATACCCCCAGG CTGACCAGCGCACTGATCAGCAAAATGAGCAGCGGAGGAATGGTGGAGAGTAGCAAGCCTCCAAAG ATTGGCTCTACAGTAGAGGTGACAGGGAAGGGTCAGCGTGGCACTGTTGCCTACATCGGCGCCACCCTCTTTGCCTCTGGGAAATGGGTGGGTGTCATACTAGATGAACCTAAAGGCAAGAATGATGGCACCGTGCAGGGGAAACGCTACTTCACCTGTGAGGAAAATCATGGGATATTTGTCAGACAGTCACAG ATTCAGGTGGTGGAAGAGGGCTCCAGTGCCACCTCACCAGATACTCCTGAGAGTGGCACTGCCAAGATGCTTAAACTAAAAG ACATTGCTGAGACTCCGAAAACATCCAAACAG ACACCAATGAATGTTAAGAAG tcTTCTACCCGCCGCTCTGCCAAG TGGAGCATGCCACGTCTGGCGCCtgccacctccctcccctccctcttggTACGTTCAACCGGCCGCCCCAGCCTGCAGCTGATG GCATCTCGTGAGAGCCTTTCGTCCTCTCTGTCTGGTGATGTCAGTGAGGTCGGTCTGTCCTCCCACCAGGGTGCACTGGGAGCTCCTGTCGTGCCTCAGCCCAGCGGGTCACCTGCGCCAGCCGCAGCCCCAGTCCCGGCTACTCCGAGCAAG GTGGAACCTGCTATTTCCAAACAG GAAGAGGATTCACTGCGAGCTCAGGTCAAagacctggaggagaagctggagacactgaagatgaagaggacagaggacaagGCCAAACTGAAGGAgctggaaaaacacaagatCCAGCTGGAGCAGCTTCAGGAATGGAAGATCAAAATGCAGGAGCAGCAGACTGATCTGCAGAAACAACTTAAAGAAGTCAAGAAG GAAGCCCGTGAGGCACAGGAGGCCAAGGACCGCTACATGGAAGAGATGGCAGACACGGCGGATGCCATCGAGATGGCAACACTGGACAAAGAGATGGCCGAGGAGCGAGCAGAGTCGCTGCAAGTGGAGGTGGACACACTGAAGGAGAAAGTCGAGGAGCTCTCCATGGACCTGGAGATCCTTAGACATGAGATATCAGAGAAAG gcTCAGATGGAGCTGCCTCAAGTTACCATGTGaaacagctggaggagcaaAATGGCAGACTGAAGGAGGCGCTGGTCAG GATGCGTGACCTGTCTTCTTCAGAGAAGCAGGAGCATGTGAAGCTGCAGAagcagatggagaagaagaacactGAGCTGGAGACTCTGAGGACTCAGAAGGAAAAACTGCAGGAAGAAGTCACGCAGGCAGAGGCCACTGTCGATGAACTGAAAGAGCAG GTGGATGCTGCTCTGGGGTCAGAGGAGATGGTTGAGACTCTAACAGAGAGGAACCTTGACTTGGAGGAGAAAGTCCGAGAGCTGAGAGAAACAGTCACTGATTTG GAGTCGATCAACGAGATGAACGACGAGCTCCAGGAGAATGGCAGGGAGACTGAAATGGAGCTGAGAGAGCAGCTGGACCTGAGTGGCGCAAAGgtcagagaggctgaaaaaaagGTGGAGGCTGCCCAGGAGACTGTCGCTGATTACCAGCACACCATCAGCAAATACAGGGAGCTCACTACGAGGCTGCAG GATGACAACAGAGAGCTGATCAGCCAGCAGAATGCCAATGCTGAACAAGTTCAGCAACCACCTGCAGATCTGTTTGACTTCAAGATCAAGTTTGCAGAGACCAAAGCATACGCCAAG GCCATTGAGATGGAGCTGAGGAAAATGGAAGTGGCCCAGTCAAACAGACAGGtgtccctcctcacctccttcatGCCAGACTCCTTTCTCCGCCATGGTGGAGATCATGACTGCATACTGGTCCTTCTTCTCATCCCCAGGCTCATCTGCAAG GGTGAGCTCCTCAGCAAACAAGCCCAGGAGAAGTTTGACTTGAATGGGAACGTGACGCAGGGGACGGGGCTCAGAGGGCCTCCTGGAGAACAGCGTAGCTTTGCCACGGGACTGGTTTACTCCCTCAGCCTGCTGCAGGCCACCCTGCACAAATATGAACA GGCTCTGAACACCTGCAGCGTAGAAGTTTTTAAGCGCATGGGGACACTTTACTCTGAAATGAATTTCCATGAGCGCTCCCTGGATTATTTCATCGACCTGCTGCATAAAGATCAGCTAGATGAGACCGTGCAGGTGGAACCTTTGACCAAGGCCATCAAGTACTATCAG caACTGTACAGCGTCCATCTGGCAGATCACACCGAGGACTGCACCGTGCAGCTGGCCGACCACATCAAG TTTACCCAGGGTGCCTTGGACTGTATGGGGGTGGAGGTCGCTCGTCTGCGGGCGTTCCTGACTGCAGGTCAGGAGAGCTCCGGCCTTGCTGTGCTTCTGAAGGACCTGGACACGTCCTGCTCTGATATCCGACAGTTCTGTAAGAAGATCCGCCGTCGCATGCCTGGAACAGATGTGGTCGGAGTACCCGCAGCTCTCAATTTTGGACCACAG GTGTCAGAGTCGCTGACAGAGTGCAGGCGCCAGCTGACTCGCGTTGTGGCCGTGCTGCAGGAGTTGGCTGCAGCGGGGTCTCAGATGGTTGCTCCGCTGGCAGAGCAGGAGGGTCTCAACGCTCTCAGACTGGAGGATATTGCCTGCAAGGCTGTGGAGCAG GTATATGGCTCCCATGGCCTGAGTGGCCCAGAGTGTCTGCGTCAGTCCTGCTGCTCCGTCGTTGCTACCATGAACAAGATGGCTACGGCCATGCAGGAAGGAGAATATGATGCTGACAAACCTCAGGGCATG tctcctcctgtGGAGATGAGAGCAGCCACCGTCAGGGCTGAGATCACCGATGCTGAGGGTCTCGGAGTTAAACtagaagacagagagacggcCATCAAGGAGCTGAAGAAGTCTCTCAAGATCAAG GGTGAGGAGCTGAGCGAGGCCAACATCCGCCTGAGCCTGCTGGAGAAGAAGCTGGACACCTCCACCAAAGACGCAGATGAACGGGTGGAGAAGATTCAGACCAAACTCAACGAGAATCTCGCcctgctgaagaagaaagaaaa GGAGTTTGAGGAGACAATGGACGCCCTGCAGGCTGATATCGACCagctggaggcagagaaggCAGAGCTGAAACAACGCATCAATAACCAATCAAAGATGACCATCGAAGGACTGAGAGGCCCACCTGCCTCTGGGATTGCCTCCATTGTTCAAGGATCCACAGGAG GTCTGGCTCCATCCATGGCAGGGCCACTGGAGGTGGTGGACTCCCCTCTCCTCAGGCAGCAGGTTGAGGCTCAGAGACTGGGCATCAAACACCTCAAGAATGAGAACAACAGACTCAAG GCGGAGAAGATTAGAGCCCAGCTGGCCTCCCTGCCTCCACTCTGCCCTCCCAAACTGCCACAAGTGTCCAAAGAAAGCTCCATGCCTCCGGTGGGACTGAACACTGGCATCTATCGCAGGACTGACCAACTGCTGGCAACGCTGCTCAAGCTGAGTGCAGAGTTTAAAGTGGTAGACATCACCGGGAAGACAGCag TTAGTGCCAGTTCCCAGCTGCTGGAGCAGACGGCTCGACTGCAGAACCTCAGTGATGCCCTGGACAAACTCAAG GGAGAAGTAACTGAACATGTAGTCACACACCAGCGTGGAGCAAAGGCGTCCTCTGACTTCGCCACTTTCCCGGTGTCGTCCTTTGTCAAG GCCAAGGAAGAGAAGCAGGGAAGAACTGTGCTCGTGGGTCGTGTTTCCTTCCCATGCACCCGCGGACAGGAACAGGTTCACCGCCTCGTCctatcacagcagcagctgcagcaggtgcaCTGCCTCCTCATGGCATAA
- the LOC118301254 gene encoding dynactin subunit 1 isoform X4, whose translation MALNRRHSYTPRLTSALISKMSSGGMVESSKPPKIGSTVEVTGKGQRGTVAYIGATLFASGKWVGVILDEPKGKNDGTVQGKRYFTCEENHGIFVRQSQIQVVEEGSSATSPDTPESGTAKMLKLKDIAETPKTSKQTPMNVKKSSTRRSAKWSMPRLAPATSLPSLLVRSTGRPSLQLMASRESLSSSLSGDVSEVGLSSHQGALGAPVVPQPSGSPAPAAAPVPATPSKEEDSLRAQVKDLEEKLETLKMKRTEDKAKLKELEKHKIQLEQLQEWKIKMQEQQTDLQKQLKEVKKEAREAQEAKDRYMEEMADTADAIEMATLDKEMAEERAESLQVEVDTLKEKVEELSMDLEILRHEISEKGSDGAASSYHVKQLEEQNGRLKEALVRMRDLSSSEKQEHVKLQKQMEKKNTELETLRTQKEKLQEEVTQAEATVDELKEQVDAALGSEEMVETLTERNLDLEEKVRELRETVTDLESINEMNDELQENGRETEMELREQLDLSGAKVREAEKKVEAAQETVADYQHTISKYRELTTRLQDDNRELISQQNANAEQVQQPPADLFDFKIKFAETKAYAKAIEMELRKMEVAQSNRQVSLLTSFMPDSFLRHGGDHDCILVLLLIPRLICKGELLSKQAQEKFDLNGNVTQGTGLRGPPGEQRSFATGLVYSLSLLQATLHKYEQALNTCSVEVFKRMGTLYSEMNFHERSLDYFIDLLHKDQLDETVQVEPLTKAIKYYQQLYSVHLADHTEDCTVQLADHIKFTQGALDCMGVEVARLRAFLTAGQESSGLAVLLKDLDTSCSDIRQFCKKIRRRMPGTDVVGVPAALNFGPQVSESLTECRRQLTRVVAVLQELAAAGSQMVAPLAEQEGLNALRLEDIACKAVEQVYGSHGLSGPECLRQSCCSVVATMNKMATAMQEGEYDADKPQGMSPPVEMRAATVRAEITDAEGLGVKLEDRETAIKELKKSLKIKGEELSEANIRLSLLEKKLDTSTKDADERVEKIQTKLNENLALLKKKEKEFEETMDALQADIDQLEAEKAELKQRINNQSKMTIEGLRGPPASGIASIVQGSTGVGLAPSMAGPLEVVDSPLLRQQVEAQRLGIKHLKNENNRLKAEKIRAQLASLPPLCPPKLPQVSKESSMPPVGLNTGIYRRTDQLLATLLKLSAEFKVVDITGKTAVSASSQLLEQTARLQNLSDALDKLKGEVTEHVVTHQRGAKASSDFATFPVSSFVKAKEEKQGRTVLVGRVSFPCTRGQEQVHRLVLSQQQLQQVHCLLMA comes from the exons ATGGCTTTGAACAGGCGACATTCTTATACCCCCAGG CTGACCAGCGCACTGATCAGCAAAATGAGCAGCGGAGGAATGGTGGAGAGTAGCAAGCCTCCAAAG ATTGGCTCTACAGTAGAGGTGACAGGGAAGGGTCAGCGTGGCACTGTTGCCTACATCGGCGCCACCCTCTTTGCCTCTGGGAAATGGGTGGGTGTCATACTAGATGAACCTAAAGGCAAGAATGATGGCACCGTGCAGGGGAAACGCTACTTCACCTGTGAGGAAAATCATGGGATATTTGTCAGACAGTCACAG ATTCAGGTGGTGGAAGAGGGCTCCAGTGCCACCTCACCAGATACTCCTGAGAGTGGCACTGCCAAGATGCTTAAACTAAAAG ACATTGCTGAGACTCCGAAAACATCCAAACAG ACACCAATGAATGTTAAGAAG tcTTCTACCCGCCGCTCTGCCAAG TGGAGCATGCCACGTCTGGCGCCtgccacctccctcccctccctcttggTACGTTCAACCGGCCGCCCCAGCCTGCAGCTGATG GCATCTCGTGAGAGCCTTTCGTCCTCTCTGTCTGGTGATGTCAGTGAGGTCGGTCTGTCCTCCCACCAGGGTGCACTGGGAGCTCCTGTCGTGCCTCAGCCCAGCGGGTCACCTGCGCCAGCCGCAGCCCCAGTCCCGGCTACTCCGAGCAAG GAAGAGGATTCACTGCGAGCTCAGGTCAAagacctggaggagaagctggagacactgaagatgaagaggacagaggacaagGCCAAACTGAAGGAgctggaaaaacacaagatCCAGCTGGAGCAGCTTCAGGAATGGAAGATCAAAATGCAGGAGCAGCAGACTGATCTGCAGAAACAACTTAAAGAAGTCAAGAAG GAAGCCCGTGAGGCACAGGAGGCCAAGGACCGCTACATGGAAGAGATGGCAGACACGGCGGATGCCATCGAGATGGCAACACTGGACAAAGAGATGGCCGAGGAGCGAGCAGAGTCGCTGCAAGTGGAGGTGGACACACTGAAGGAGAAAGTCGAGGAGCTCTCCATGGACCTGGAGATCCTTAGACATGAGATATCAGAGAAAG gcTCAGATGGAGCTGCCTCAAGTTACCATGTGaaacagctggaggagcaaAATGGCAGACTGAAGGAGGCGCTGGTCAG GATGCGTGACCTGTCTTCTTCAGAGAAGCAGGAGCATGTGAAGCTGCAGAagcagatggagaagaagaacactGAGCTGGAGACTCTGAGGACTCAGAAGGAAAAACTGCAGGAAGAAGTCACGCAGGCAGAGGCCACTGTCGATGAACTGAAAGAGCAG GTGGATGCTGCTCTGGGGTCAGAGGAGATGGTTGAGACTCTAACAGAGAGGAACCTTGACTTGGAGGAGAAAGTCCGAGAGCTGAGAGAAACAGTCACTGATTTG GAGTCGATCAACGAGATGAACGACGAGCTCCAGGAGAATGGCAGGGAGACTGAAATGGAGCTGAGAGAGCAGCTGGACCTGAGTGGCGCAAAGgtcagagaggctgaaaaaaagGTGGAGGCTGCCCAGGAGACTGTCGCTGATTACCAGCACACCATCAGCAAATACAGGGAGCTCACTACGAGGCTGCAG GATGACAACAGAGAGCTGATCAGCCAGCAGAATGCCAATGCTGAACAAGTTCAGCAACCACCTGCAGATCTGTTTGACTTCAAGATCAAGTTTGCAGAGACCAAAGCATACGCCAAG GCCATTGAGATGGAGCTGAGGAAAATGGAAGTGGCCCAGTCAAACAGACAGGtgtccctcctcacctccttcatGCCAGACTCCTTTCTCCGCCATGGTGGAGATCATGACTGCATACTGGTCCTTCTTCTCATCCCCAGGCTCATCTGCAAG GGTGAGCTCCTCAGCAAACAAGCCCAGGAGAAGTTTGACTTGAATGGGAACGTGACGCAGGGGACGGGGCTCAGAGGGCCTCCTGGAGAACAGCGTAGCTTTGCCACGGGACTGGTTTACTCCCTCAGCCTGCTGCAGGCCACCCTGCACAAATATGAACA GGCTCTGAACACCTGCAGCGTAGAAGTTTTTAAGCGCATGGGGACACTTTACTCTGAAATGAATTTCCATGAGCGCTCCCTGGATTATTTCATCGACCTGCTGCATAAAGATCAGCTAGATGAGACCGTGCAGGTGGAACCTTTGACCAAGGCCATCAAGTACTATCAG caACTGTACAGCGTCCATCTGGCAGATCACACCGAGGACTGCACCGTGCAGCTGGCCGACCACATCAAG TTTACCCAGGGTGCCTTGGACTGTATGGGGGTGGAGGTCGCTCGTCTGCGGGCGTTCCTGACTGCAGGTCAGGAGAGCTCCGGCCTTGCTGTGCTTCTGAAGGACCTGGACACGTCCTGCTCTGATATCCGACAGTTCTGTAAGAAGATCCGCCGTCGCATGCCTGGAACAGATGTGGTCGGAGTACCCGCAGCTCTCAATTTTGGACCACAG GTGTCAGAGTCGCTGACAGAGTGCAGGCGCCAGCTGACTCGCGTTGTGGCCGTGCTGCAGGAGTTGGCTGCAGCGGGGTCTCAGATGGTTGCTCCGCTGGCAGAGCAGGAGGGTCTCAACGCTCTCAGACTGGAGGATATTGCCTGCAAGGCTGTGGAGCAG GTATATGGCTCCCATGGCCTGAGTGGCCCAGAGTGTCTGCGTCAGTCCTGCTGCTCCGTCGTTGCTACCATGAACAAGATGGCTACGGCCATGCAGGAAGGAGAATATGATGCTGACAAACCTCAGGGCATG tctcctcctgtGGAGATGAGAGCAGCCACCGTCAGGGCTGAGATCACCGATGCTGAGGGTCTCGGAGTTAAACtagaagacagagagacggcCATCAAGGAGCTGAAGAAGTCTCTCAAGATCAAG GGTGAGGAGCTGAGCGAGGCCAACATCCGCCTGAGCCTGCTGGAGAAGAAGCTGGACACCTCCACCAAAGACGCAGATGAACGGGTGGAGAAGATTCAGACCAAACTCAACGAGAATCTCGCcctgctgaagaagaaagaaaa GGAGTTTGAGGAGACAATGGACGCCCTGCAGGCTGATATCGACCagctggaggcagagaaggCAGAGCTGAAACAACGCATCAATAACCAATCAAAGATGACCATCGAAGGACTGAGAGGCCCACCTGCCTCTGGGATTGCCTCCATTGTTCAAGGATCCACAGGAG TAGGTCTGGCTCCATCCATGGCAGGGCCACTGGAGGTGGTGGACTCCCCTCTCCTCAGGCAGCAGGTTGAGGCTCAGAGACTGGGCATCAAACACCTCAAGAATGAGAACAACAGACTCAAG GCGGAGAAGATTAGAGCCCAGCTGGCCTCCCTGCCTCCACTCTGCCCTCCCAAACTGCCACAAGTGTCCAAAGAAAGCTCCATGCCTCCGGTGGGACTGAACACTGGCATCTATCGCAGGACTGACCAACTGCTGGCAACGCTGCTCAAGCTGAGTGCAGAGTTTAAAGTGGTAGACATCACCGGGAAGACAGCag TTAGTGCCAGTTCCCAGCTGCTGGAGCAGACGGCTCGACTGCAGAACCTCAGTGATGCCCTGGACAAACTCAAG GGAGAAGTAACTGAACATGTAGTCACACACCAGCGTGGAGCAAAGGCGTCCTCTGACTTCGCCACTTTCCCGGTGTCGTCCTTTGTCAAG GCCAAGGAAGAGAAGCAGGGAAGAACTGTGCTCGTGGGTCGTGTTTCCTTCCCATGCACCCGCGGACAGGAACAGGTTCACCGCCTCGTCctatcacagcagcagctgcagcaggtgcaCTGCCTCCTCATGGCATAA